ttccttctttataccATTATCATCACCCGTTGTAGTAATGATCCTAACTTTGATCTGCAGGTGAGAGAACTCACAGAGCCCTTCTTCCTTTTGGTACAGGGGATTTTATCTGTCCCTCTGTATTTCCCTGGGACGCCTTACTACAAGGCTATTAACGGAGGGAAACTTGTCAAGGAGAGGCTTGTTAAAATAATTAAGCAAAGAAAAGTTGAAATGGAGGAGAAACAAGAGTATGATGAATCTAAGTGTCAAGACTTATTGGGTCAATTGCTTGTGGATTCCCACAAAAATGGCAAGTTTTTGAATGAGGAAGAGATTACTAGTAAGATCATCGGTCTTATGTTTGCGGGTTTTTACCCTACCAGTAACACCATTACTTTTCTCATCAACAACCTTGCACAACACCCTGATATCTATGATAAGGTTTTACAAGGTATTCACTTTCTGTTTTTACAAGGTATTCACACCCTGATAATTCTTTATATATCTAGGATATTACAATATTCACATAATAAACTCCGTATACTCCGTATGTACTATTATAACCGTTAGACCATTATAGGACAAATAATTAAAACGGGTTATAGTAGGTTTACTTActactacttttttttttttttttgaataatggTGCAATAGAACAAACGGAGatcacaaaatcaaaagaaccaGGTGAAGCCTTGAGTTGGATGGACGTGCAAAAAATGAAGTATTCTTGGAATGTAATTTGTGAAACAATGAGATTAACAGCGCCCGTGCCGGGAAATTTTAGAGAGGCTATAACTGATTTCGCCTATGCTGGATTCGACATCCCCAAAGGGTGGAAGGTAATAACCATGCATATCTTTCTAATTGTTTTAATGtgctttcttttcattttatttgaatttctATCAGAATTAAAGACCTTAATGGGTGATGATAAATGTCGCAAGTttaatcttacgtgtcggagtttaattggtacatataggcgacacgtaggctatgcgaaatcagaatatttttactatgaaaatatgtaaataagttaGTCGCTATAAAGAacgaaacaaattagaatattaagattttcctataTTTTGTTGAAATATGTATTATACTTCAGGTtataagagcaactccaatagTTGCATTTATGGACTTGCTTGCAATTTTCAAAACTTTCAAGCAAGTAGCTAAATCATTGGAGCAATTTTGTTAAATTAGCTAGACAAAGCAAATTAGCTCTACCAAGCTAATTAGCTTGGAAAAAAACAACTactttttttttcctaattagGAATGTAAACGTaagaatataataaaaaaaaattaaaaaaaagaagttaaacAAAAATCAAGCTACTTGCTAACCATTGGAGCATGTTATAGCTAGAAAATGTTGTTGCTTGAAAAATTGATGTGGCATACCAAGTTACAATGATATTACCTAACTATTAAAGATGCtctaagttaaatattttagtttccaatttaaatcatgacacataagcatgtcatatcatcattgtgacacggcttaaatgTCACATGTTGCGAacttttatcattttcgttcCTTAATTTTCTACATTACATGTATACTTACTGATAGATTGCATTTGATTACTGTATGTATAGGTCCATTGGTCTGTGTGTGCAACTCATAAGAACCCTGATTACTTCCAAAATCCAGAAACTTTTGATCCTTCAAGATTCCAAGGAAATGGACCGGCACCTTACACATTTGTACCATTTGGGGCAGGACCTAGAATGTGTGCAGGAAAGGAATTCGCTCGCATCCAACTTCTTGTTTTTCTACACAATTTAGTCACTAGATTCAGGTTTAATAAGGTGAATCCTACAGAGAAGATTATCTATAACCCAGATGCGATTCCTATACAAGGTCTTCCAATTTACCTAAAACCTCATAGCTGCTGATCACCAAGTCCGTCCtaattactaaaataaaaatttaatggATTCACATTCatgttaattaatttgtttaatctCTAGATCTCTAAATATCCTTCAAGAATGATTGTGTGTTTGTGTTACAAGTATATTATTGTACTAAGACATAATGTTTGTATCATATCGGTTATATATGTAAGTGTGTTATAACCATTGATatataattatttaaattaagagtaaaattatatacgaagtattttaatATAACAACTAGTGTTTCTGTGTATGGCCCGGGCGTAGCTCTGGGTTTTACGTTTAGTGGGATTTACTTTTGGTAAAAATGTGTCCATTTTTATAAGATTGTATTTTAATTACATTTATATGAGAAATGTAACATATATTGTAGCTAGCTAAGATTGTAGGAAGTGAAACTTTTATTCCAAAGGTTTGATGATGTTCGATCTTTGCTGCAtgtttttttggttgtcaataacatGTCATGATGCTTATTATTGGTAACGTGGCGTAATAGAGAGGCgtatacgtgacacatatacgttttTTTGATTGTCAATAACATATCATGAtgcttatttttccttttggttGCAAGTACTTAATTTTTCTATCAATATGAGATTTTTGAGATTATTTCATtgtaaatatttaattttctttttaaaaaataaggtAACACTTCTTAGTGTTACCATAAAATATTACCTATTTTACAAGTGTTACCATAAATAGTTACCTATTTgaaaagtgttaccataaactgttatctattttaaaagtgttaccataaaatgtTACCTATGTTAAAAGTGTTACCTCGAGTGTTACATTTTAGAAAAAGTGATACCAAAGTGTTACTTAAAAATCTAATGATTTTGCATTTCAAAAAGTTTTACCAACACGTGTTACATAAGCTCAATTATGTACTAGTGTTATTGGTGGCGTGGCGTTATAGAGAGGGGTATATGTGACACAtattgttgtgggatcttttacggtgatgatgggtcacgcgttcctcggaggtatcaagtatgacctggcacgaacttctggcaacctgcaaaacaagaatattcccgtaggaatattccctccgatgcttaagtaagtataagctagagagagaagtaatttttagagagaaggcagagcaaagatagtttttggTTGGTGGGCATGAATTGATTGTCctcttaccttgggatctgagccctATTTATAGAGCTAGGGTTTTTGGGGAAATGGTCCCTCATCCCTATCTGTGGGATGCGTGCTCCGTTGGATAAGGGACACGTGTCCTCTTGCTAAAAGGCCTTTTAGCAAGTTGGGCCAGAGATTGTGGGCTTCCTTAACTAAGGTTGTTCCCTTGGTTTCCCTGAATACCCAGGTCCAGGTCTGCTTCTTGGGCTTGAGCCACGGATTCGTTTGCCTAGTCATCATGACCTCTTTGGGCCTTAAGGGGGCAACTATtaagcccacatcatttgcccctcatgaggggtgaaaacagacgttagttttcactgctcttggaTTGTTCAATGAAGTGACgacgcgtggcaggggtaatcatttcttatccctctataaataagtaaCCATTTTGAGTGAATTTCCCCCTCATTTCTAGTGATCATTTGAGAGCCATAGgagaaggcgatttccggcgtctaACATCCACCAGGAGCCACTGTAGCGCCGCCACAATCTTCAAGGTCCTGTTCTTGCAATTCTTCATCAAGTTTCTTTCAAAACTCTCTTCGATCTATCAGGTAACGCTTACTTTTGGAAAAATtggtttgttgattttgatcctTCCCAGTTCCCTTTTCTTATTAATGATGTGAGGGCTACGTCAAAACTGAGGGCGGCAACCTGCCCTTTGACGTCTTCTCTTTTCAAGTAATGCCCCTCGTCTTGAGCCAAATCTTCAGCCTGTGCAGGGTATCATGGTGCGAATAGAAGATGATCCAGAATTCGAAGGGGAATCTTCTTCTCCCATGGAGGAGGACGTCCCCTCGAACGAGCGCGTCGATGGCGCGCCGGCGGTCCCGTCAGGTGGAGAAGAAGGTCACCTCCACCCCAGTGAGATCTTCCCACTTCAGCCGTGGCTGACTTTCCTCACTGTCAAGGGTAGGGATTATGGGGCGTCTCTAAATCTGGGTTCCGAGTATAAGTTCCGCATGCCGGCTGGCatggactgcaccagctttggactAGTAGAAGGGGAGTTTGCCGTGTACAGCTCCTTTCTGaagctcggcatgagattccctcctcACCCTTTTGTGGTGGAGTTGTTGGACGGCTTCAACATTGGTCTGAACCAAATGTCTCCCAACTCTTGGGCTGGCGTTTTTGGCTACATTGCCCGTTGTGAGCTTGAGGGTATTACTCCCTCCTTCCCAGCATTCCTGAGGATCGCCTCCATGTCTCAGGTTCCCAAATCTGCCGAGGGTTGGCTGATTCTTACTTACAAGGGCGCTTATCGGACGGTGATGGGCAATGCGTCCAAGTGGCAtcactggaggaagaagtgggtggtTATCAAAACCATCAACTTGGAGATGTGCGAGCGGATGAGACGTTGGACGCTTAAGCCCAATTTTGTTGGAAAAGGCGGCTTTTTTCCTCCGGTTCCCGCCGCTCTCTGCAAACGGATCTCGTCCTTGTTCAAGGCTAAGCCGCTCATAGTTAAGGCCAAGACGACTtacatacccgaggggtggttgcctcattTGGATCAACTGGCCGATCCCATTTTTCTCTCGGCtgtgggcttgtgtccgtatatgccgagaggtaatgtatTTATACTTCAGATCTTTCACTGTTTTATCAAAGCTTTACTCTGTACTAACGTCTTTATTTGATTTTCAAACGAGGCCATGGAGAAGCTGGATGATGCATCCAAAGGCCGGGTGGATATGTCGTCCTGGCTGGCAAAGGTACTTGACGCCAGCACCTTTGAGGCTTTGCAGCGTCAGAAGGCGGCTGAGCAAGCCGTCCCAGAGCAGATGGTTCATCATCCTCCTGCTAAGGAGAAGAAGGTATTTGTTCAAGCCTTCCTAAGTATGTGATTTCTTTCGATGTTTGCAACTTACGTGTCCTTGTTTCTTCAGAGTTCAAGGAAGGCGGCCCCGGACGCGGCACCTTCTTCCAAGCGCCGGGCTGGCGGCACAGGGaaacccgtcttcaagtcaACGGCTTTGAAGGCATCCAAGGTGTTTGTTGTCCCTCAGACTGCATCCGCTTCTCCTAGCTCTCAAAAAGCTGGAGCGGCGGTTGATCCTCTTGAGGGAATTGCTGAAGCCGTCCACCGGAATATTTCCCTGAAGGCGGCGGAGAGGGCTAGGAATTCTGGTGGTAAGTTTTAATCCAACATGGTAACCACTTGCCGTTCCTCGTCTAGAAATTCTATAGTCTCTCCCAGAgattctaaggccgttgtttttcccatagaaatacccgaccctcagaaagacattgatgctgaattggatcagatcccttcttcaggcgggttTAACTCTCGTGACCGGAGGAGTATAATAACTCTGATGCGCAATGCTATTCCTCCCAAGTATGCTGAGACCCTTCCTGAGGCGGCTGAGAATCAGCTTGCCGCCATGCAGTCCTCGGCGCTGGATGTAAGTTTCATTATGcattcattatttatatattatcattttcttctctcttgttTTTTACTCTTGATGTTTTGTGCAGATGTTTATCCTGATGTCGCTTAAGAAGTGGTGCACTGCTTTGGTGCATGAAGAGGCTTGACACCGTCTTCTGGCCAGTCAGTGCGGCGATCAGCATTTTGCTGAGCTGGAGAAACTTCCTTTTGACAGGCGGGAGGAGATTGACGCTGTGACCAAGTCCCTGACCTCCCAACGTGCTGAGAATGCGCACCGCATTAAACAGATCGATCAGAACTTTTCTCAAATGGAGGATCTTTCTGAGAAGATTAAGGGGAAGGGCCCTGGGTTTTCTCGTCTTGAGACTCAGCTTAAGGAGTTGGAGACACAGTTGGAGGCGGCTTGCAAGGAGGTGGCCTCGTCAAAGAGTGTTCTCGACCAGTCGGTCATGCTAGGTGAGAAGTCAACTCGAAGGGGCatggagcttgcatggaatgccGAGTTTGCCAGTGAACGCCCCTTCAGCTGGTTTGAGAAGTTCCTCACCTATCAAATTGAGGTGGAGAAGGTTCGGAAGGAAGGACGCACTCCTCCTGAGTTTGTTCCCAGCGATGACGATGAATGAGGGCTTCTAGGtgccttgtatttattttgggcTTGTTTTTGTGACGCCTTGCTTAGTGGCACTATGTgcataattttttaattatgaatAATTTTTTGGAATGACTAGGCGTCTTTTGAACGTTTTTTTGCTCTTAGCTTTTGTCGTCTCTGTTTATTTGTGATTAATTCTATGATTACAGCTGACGCCCCTAAATTGAGACGTCAAATATTTGCCTTGGTCTTTTTGCCGAGGTCTTTAGCTACTTTATATAGCTGTTTGAGAAATGTGTgacccctgtgttctaggtgatcagcctagtgagggtgctaatctggcccacttcttaggcctttaaacgactagtctttaaTTCTTGAGAGAATGTTAGTTTGCACTTCTCCAAGAGATTTGGTAACATATTTGTCATAAAGGTTTCCCAGCAAGGTCGGCTTGCagggaatttttcatttaatattCATTAAAGCATGCTACATGGTGCGTCTATGGTTTGGACGTCTTTACAAAACATTTAAGCAAGATAACATAAatgttaatctagaaaaattacttcttgaggttatccgcattccatgtacgcaaaatcggacgcccctgcatgtcttggatccggtatgttccgtctcgaacTTCCTCGTAAATCTCGTATGGACCTTCCCAAGTAGGagtgagtttcccttgttcattggcgcgtccgacggcttccatATTTCTAAGCACAAAATCTCAAACTTTTAACACTCTTCTAGAGacccttttgttgtactccctcgtcattcggagtttgtatagctgCTGGCGCAGAGCCGCGTTTCCTCTTGTTTCTGGAAAGAAAACCAGGGCCgctttcatcatttcccaattggcgtCTTCATTAAATAACATGACGCGCAGAGTTGGTTCACacaggtgtttgttgctcgagatggtatctttttggaaagagatcacatttccaaaatgacaagtgggagaaaagtagacctcgaaaaaATTCAATTCGAACAACAAGCtatagagaatgctcaagatgacattcaggttgaaactcagagatctttagaagtatctggtgagaatcaaggaccatctagaaatgtaaccccgcgtagatcgcagagatatagatctcaactggaaaggtatttaggtattttgacgaacgagagctatgaagttctattacttgaaagtgatgaacctgcgacttacaaacaagctatgacgagccctagatccaagcaatggcaagaagccatgcaatctgaattagactccatgtctgaaaaccaagtttgggatttggtcgatttgccaaatGGCCACAAAGCCATAGGAAGAAAataggttttcaaactgaaaaaggacaaggatgggaaactagaagttttcaaagctagattggttgcaaaaggttccaggcaagtccatggtgtggattacgatgaaaccttttcaccagttgcaatgctaaagtctattcggataatgttagcaatcgctgcatattacgattacgaaatatcgCAAatagatgtcaaaaccgctttcttaaattgcattttaacagaaactgtgtttatgacacaacctgagggttttgaggatccaaagaatgctaaaaaggtatgcaagcttaagaagtcaatctacggattgaagcaagcatcaaggagctggaatatacgttttaatGAAGCAGTcattgactttggtttcatcaagaacgcagacgaatcttgtgtatacaagaaggtcagtgggagcaaaatttattttctagtattatatgtcgacgacatattacttatcggaaatgacattcctatgttgaactcagtcaagatttggcttgggaaatgtttttcgatgaaggatctaggagaagcacagtacatactgggcatcaagatttacagagatagttctaaaaggatgattggactcagtcaaagcatttatatcaataaggtgcttgaaaggtacaatatggcagactccaagtaAGGCTACCTACcgatgtctcatggaatgactctaagaaagactcagtgcccaaaaacactagatgagcgtagacgaatgtgtgggattccatatgcatcattgattggttcaataatgtatgctatgatatgtacatgcccggatgttgcgtacgcacttagtgctacgagcagataccagtcagacccaggagaggcacattggactgctgccaagaatattttgaagtacctgaaaaggcacaaagatgatttcctggtctatggtggagatgatgaattaattattaaaggctatacggacgcaagtttctaaaccgacaaagatgattacagatcacagtttgggtttgtcttctgcctcaacgaagatgcagtaagctggaaaaatgctaagcaaagcaccattgcggattctacaactgaagcggagtacattgttgcacatgaagcagcaaaggaagctatttggctaaggaatttcataggtgaacttggtgtagtcccctccattaaaggaccaatattttaaagttggtgaactatgatgtccttatttaatgttttaaagttttagagtttaatactttgtaaaacgttattggttaaccattcacattaatgaatagaattcatttttccatttaatttgtggtttattaaatgacgagtcccttcaatttgacgatatattcaagatagactgtcaggactgaAGGAAttaaatatgtccttcacccagggcgcattaagtctaataccaaggttcagattaattgcgaacaattaattcagtgagatcaagtgatcggaacagttagctagagcaatgcttccgatcagtgagttctaatgaatattataagctcacaacttactcttgactgaacctgcaaggtcacaccaatgacacgtaacaaatcaccggattaaatgaatcggaaattcatttaatagcttttcgggaattagttttggaaaacgtattatacgatacgacttTACATCGAAATCATATATCGTattgcgaatattcgtaagctaggcgaaacgaataaatcgtaacgtacgacggtgattcgtcgtatacaaaacgataaataatatccggaatgatattaagtcgcgactaCGAGGAGTGGCCCACGAGCTGAGTGCGCGAaacactcaaggcccatgggcactcggcacgcaagcaaggccacgacacagcagcgctggcccatggccgagcagctgcgtgtgtgtgcgcgcgggccaaggcaacgagacagcagcagcagcgcggcccacgacccagctcgctgtgcgtgctcgTGTGCACTTGtgcgggcttgctggccggtcttgcccttgtggcttggccggttagtaaggttatgttaataaccttctaaccctttttccaacaacacaattcacacatactcaaaccctagatactcagagaaccctaattctctctgtgcctccaaagtgagttcttccccaAAGCAAACTATcatgatcaattgtctaagctacgataatcaagacggatctgatcctgtcggtgaaccaagtagaggaacgacaagtggagttctaagttcgtgttcgttgacagatttgtggaaaacacgcttcaaacgtaagtatgcttaatctgtgctttatacattcttcctggctttggggattgtttccgcacatgttattatttttAACTGTATTTCCCTAcaaggaccagtcctgtgactaagaaatgtctatcaagtgaacttgaatgtcaaaagttgaaaatggttcctggttggagttttctataaagatggacgcatagaaaacgttagacgactagaatgcaagatgactagtagttttgtttcttgaactatgtggacatggcaatgtcgtaatcatttgcatagatacttactttgggaagactagtatcggacagacctatgaaactttactgtaagagatgaaaatctgtcataagtaaatttcattaaaattattagacactaatcctcaatacctgagtgatttgagattacttgtttgagaactggttgctttgacgttgtcaaccgtcacaCCATAAaaagaggctataaaggcatCGCTCGGGTAataacctatcaaacgaagtctaatctcaagatcgcaagattggaattgtcctcccataaatcgggatgagatgctaaaagttgtacaaggccactcggagagctagaaactataaaatgcatggtcgtgctcagatgaatcataggctatga
This genomic stretch from Spinacia oleracea cultivar Varoflay chromosome 3, BTI_SOV_V1, whole genome shotgun sequence harbors:
- the LOC110789933 gene encoding beta-amyrin 6-beta-monooxygenase, which codes for MASIISVLGWLSISSIIIIVIIVTQIFQQFPKSSSNTKTSNLPPGKTGWPLLGETLAYVFSPENFIFDRMKKYSPHVFKTSLAGEKTAVFCGPLANKFIFSNEGKLVKYWLPRSVSTPLSYRKTESNSPSGKPTHDLSYQFLKVESIQHYVSMVDSMTRQHLDKYWAPFLQVKAYNLAKEFTLALSCRILVNCSIDDPNFDLQVRELTEPFFLLVQGILSVPLYFPGTPYYKAINGGKLVKERLVKIIKQRKVEMEEKQEYDESKCQDLLGQLLVDSHKNGKFLNEEEITSKIIGLMFAGFYPTSNTITFLINNLAQHPDIYDKVLQEQTEITKSKEPGEALSWMDVQKMKYSWNVICETMRLTAPVPGNFREAITDFAYAGFDIPKGWKVHWSVCATHKNPDYFQNPETFDPSRFQGNGPAPYTFVPFGAGPRMCAGKEFARIQLLVFLHNLVTRFRFNKVNPTEKIIYNPDAIPIQGLPIYLKPHSC